Below is a genomic region from Rhodococcus sp. WMMA185.
AGGGCTCGCATGATCGGGCCGGACACCTTGTTGTCGAACACTTCCTTCTTCGCCATGAAGCGGATATACCGCTTGACTCTGCGCGCCGGAAGTCCCGCGTAGGTGAAGTCCATGTAGCCGGTGTGATTGATCGCGATCACTGCCCCACCGGTCGCAGGAATGTGCCGATCACCCTTGACCGTGAACTTCAGCCCCTCGAAGGCGAATACGGTGCGGGCGATGCCGATGATCGTACGGTAAACGGGTTCCACAATCGGTAGCGTAGTCCGGTCTCCGCGATCCTCACTCACCGCCGGGGAAAGCGAACGGTAGGACGTCCAGTAAGAACCGCCCGATGTCGCATCGGTTCAATCTGACTGCACCGATGTGACATCAGGCGCGTCTGCGTGCCGTTCGGAAGGTCGGTGCTATCCGACGGTAGGTGGCTCTTCGACAAGCTGGGCCATGTAGAGCTGGTCACCCATCTTGTCGAGCAGTTCGATCTGGGTCTCTAGATAGTCGATGTGCTCCTCTTCCTCTGCGAGGATCTGCTCGAGCAACTTCGCGGACGTGGCGTCGCCCTTGGCCCGGCACATCTGTATTCCAGGGCGAAGGCGTTCGACTACTTCGATCTCGATCGACAGGTCGGAGTGAAACTGCTCGCGCAAATCTTGACCGATACGCAGAGGAAGCAGCTTCTGGTAATTCGGTAGGGCCTCGAGAAGAAGGATGCGGTCGGTGAGGATCTCGGCATGAACCATCTCTTCGATCGATTCGGCGCGAGTCTTGGCCGCCAATTTGGTGAATCCCCAGTCGGCCTGCATCTTCGAGTGCAGAAAGTACTGATTGATCGCGGTCAGCTCACTGGTCAGCTGTTCGTTGAGTAGAGCGATAACCTCGTCGTCGCCACGCATAACAACCTCCGGTCGTCGGACTGATACGACCGTAGCAGCGTTCACCCACGATCCATAGAAGATCGAGGCTTGTAGTTGTCAGGCTGCCTCGCGCTTACCCACAGCGTGTGCGCACAGCAGCTCATCGAGGCGGTTGACGCAGGTACCACACCCCCAACCAGCTCCGCACCGCTCACCGATCGCATCAGCAGTGTCCGCACCGTCGTCCAGGTGTTCCTGAACCTCTTCTTCGGTAACGGCCTTACAGATGCAGACGAACATGCCGAGCTCCTCACGAACCAAACTGGTTAGGTAAGGGTTACATTATTCCGGCGTTCACGCAAGGGTAGCCTTGCCAAAAATCCGGACAGGTTACGGCTTCAGTAGATCTGTACCGACAAAGGGCACCAGAGCCTGTGGAACCCTGACAGTGCCATCGGACTGCTGATGGTTCTCGAGGATCGCAACGATCCACCGCGTCGTCGCCAGGGTCCCGTTCAGGGTGGCCGCGATCTGCGGCTTTCCGTTCTCGTCGCGATAGCGCACACCGAGGCGACGCGCCTGGAACGTTGTGCAATTCGATGTCGAAGTGAGCTCGCGGTACGCCTGCTGAGTGGGCACCCAGGCCTCGCAGTCGAACTTGCGGGCCGCCGACGATCCGAGGTCGCCACCTGCGACGTCGATCACACGGTAGGGGACGTCGATGGCAGCGAGCATGTCCCGCTCCCATGACAGCAACCGCTGGTGCTCTGCGTCCGCGTCTTCGGGCTTGCAGTAGGTGAACATCTCCACCTTGTCGAACTGATGGACGCGAATGATGCCGCGGGTGTCCTTGCCGTAGCTGCCGGCCTCCCGGCGAAAGCAGGTCGACCAACCGGCGTAGCGCTTCGGCCCGTCGGTGAGGTCCAAGATCTCGCCCGAGTGATAGCCGGCCAGCGGGACCTCGGAGGTGCCGACGAGATACAGGTCGTCGTCGGCGAGGTGATAGATCTCGTCGGAATGGGCGCCGAGGAACCCGGTACCGGCCATGATCTCGGGACGCACAAGCACGGGCGGGATCATCATCTGGAACCCGTTGGCCATCGCCTTCTGCGCAGCGAGCTGCAGCATTCCCAGCTGCAACATCGCGCCGAAGCCGGTGAGGAAGTAGAACCGGGCGCCGGAGACCTTCGCGCCGCGCTCCATGTCGATCAGGCCCAGCGACTCGCCCAGCTCGAGGTGGTCCTTGGGCTCGAAGTCGAAAGTCGGGATCTCGCCGACGGTCTCGAGCGTTATGAAGTCGTCCTCGCCGCCGGCCGGGGCGCCGTCCTGGACGATATTCGAGATCGCCCTGTGCGCGGCATCGAGCGCGGCCTGCGCCTCGTGCTGCTGAACCTCAGCCTGCTTTACCTTTGCCGCGAGTTCCTTGGACCCCTCGAGCAGCGCGGGGCGTTCCTCGGGGGATGCCTGGCCCACCTTCCTGCCGAACGCCTTCTGCTCGGCACGCAGGTTGTCACCGGCCAGAACCGCGGCACGACGGGCGGCGTCCGCCTCGAGCAACGAATCGACCAGGGCGGGGTCTTCGCCTCGGGTGCGCTGCGACTCGCGGACGGCGTCGGGATTCTCGCGGAGGAACTTCAGGTCAATCACGGTGTCAGACACTACCGGGCGCCCCCGCGAACCTCATTCCGGTTTCGGTCCGGAGCAAGCTCGGGAGGTCGTCACCCATGGTGATCGACGTTACGCAGGGTTGATGCCGATCGCGGCTGTTGTTCTGTGTGCCCGAACGGGCATTATGGATACCGATGTCCCCAGATCAGTCGAACGGCGCCGAAGCGCAGCCGAAGCCCAAGCGACCGCGGAAGACTCCTCCGCGCATGTCCGCGACCATGACCCGTCGCGCTCTCGCAGCCGTCGCGGGTGGTGCCGTGATCGCCGCGGTTGCCACCATAGCGATCGCGGATGGCTTCAACCGCAGCGAGAATCTACCCGTAATTTCCAGCGGTTCCGGGTTGCAAGCAACCAAGGTGGAGGATGTCGCCTTCGCTTCGGCCACCGCAGGCGACTGCCTCGACTGGACA
It encodes:
- the bfr gene encoding bacterioferritin, which produces MRGDDEVIALLNEQLTSELTAINQYFLHSKMQADWGFTKLAAKTRAESIEEMVHAEILTDRILLLEALPNYQKLLPLRIGQDLREQFHSDLSIEIEVVERLRPGIQMCRAKGDATSAKLLEQILAEEEEHIDYLETQIELLDKMGDQLYMAQLVEEPPTVG
- a CDS encoding (2Fe-2S)-binding protein, with the translated sequence MFVCICKAVTEEEVQEHLDDGADTADAIGERCGAGWGCGTCVNRLDELLCAHAVGKREAA
- the serS gene encoding serine--tRNA ligase, with the protein product MIDLKFLRENPDAVRESQRTRGEDPALVDSLLEADAARRAAVLAGDNLRAEQKAFGRKVGQASPEERPALLEGSKELAAKVKQAEVQQHEAQAALDAAHRAISNIVQDGAPAGGEDDFITLETVGEIPTFDFEPKDHLELGESLGLIDMERGAKVSGARFYFLTGFGAMLQLGMLQLAAQKAMANGFQMMIPPVLVRPEIMAGTGFLGAHSDEIYHLADDDLYLVGTSEVPLAGYHSGEILDLTDGPKRYAGWSTCFRREAGSYGKDTRGIIRVHQFDKVEMFTYCKPEDADAEHQRLLSWERDMLAAIDVPYRVIDVAGGDLGSSAARKFDCEAWVPTQQAYRELTSTSNCTTFQARRLGVRYRDENGKPQIAATLNGTLATTRWIVAILENHQQSDGTVRVPQALVPFVGTDLLKP